A portion of the Chryseobacterium tructae genome contains these proteins:
- a CDS encoding DUF3592 domain-containing protein, whose amino-acid sequence MKSSLKAPKKQVKSNRLLVVSLSIIFTLSFLAMGIGGVYYSCSKIYRHIDLVSNGVKTEARITGYKESWSRDSDQDIYTRIYSPIITYYDSSNHSYTLHADYGSSSREWSNDVTVYFDKKDPSNAIHGGFWQLWFLPFIFLCLYMIPLVIGLFVIIYYIGTLKKKKPFRA is encoded by the coding sequence ATGAAAAGTAGTTTAAAAGCCCCAAAAAAACAGGTGAAAAGTAATCGTTTATTGGTGGTTTCTTTATCCATTATATTTACCCTTTCATTCCTGGCAATGGGGATTGGAGGAGTCTATTACAGTTGTAGTAAAATTTACAGGCATATCGATTTAGTATCTAATGGCGTGAAAACGGAAGCAAGAATTACAGGGTATAAAGAAAGCTGGTCTAGGGATAGTGACCAGGATATCTATACCAGAATATATTCTCCGATTATTACTTATTATGATTCTTCCAACCATTCATATACCCTTCATGCTGATTATGGCAGTAGCAGCAGGGAATGGTCTAATGATGTAACTGTGTATTTTGATAAAAAAGATCCTTCCAACGCTATTCATGGTGGATTTTGGCAACTTTGGTTTTTGCCATTTATATTCCTGTGTCTTTATATGATCCCATTAGTAATTGGATTGTTTGTTATAATATATTATATTGGAACATTAAAAAAGAAAAAACCGTTTAGAGCTTAA
- a CDS encoding alpha/beta fold hydrolase, protein MRYFRNIITTVALVAVSGGLFSQIRPLDGMLSDYKYPYEVRFINLKSQENSLKMAYMDVKPQKANGKTIMLLHGKNFNGAYWEKTAKDLSEKGFRVIIPDQIGFGKSSKPHNYQFSFSQLAENTKAILDELGIDKTIVLGHSMGGMVATRFTLLYPEKVQKLILENPIGLEDYKTFAAYQNIDQAYQSELKNTAETYKNYQLKFYYDNQWKEEYQPWLDLIAGWTLHKDYPQVAWDAALTSDMIYNQPVCYEFKNIKVPTLLIIGTRDRTAIGKDRAPKELQPKMGQYQELGKKTQREIEGSKLVELENVGHLPHIEVYSKFFDTLYNFIK, encoded by the coding sequence ATGAGATATTTTAGAAATATAATAACTACAGTAGCGTTAGTAGCTGTATCAGGAGGATTGTTTTCACAAATAAGGCCATTGGATGGCATGTTATCTGATTACAAATACCCTTATGAAGTTCGTTTTATAAATTTAAAATCGCAGGAGAACTCTCTGAAAATGGCTTACATGGATGTGAAACCACAAAAAGCCAATGGAAAAACGATCATGTTGCTGCATGGAAAAAACTTTAATGGTGCCTATTGGGAAAAAACAGCCAAAGATTTGTCAGAAAAAGGATTTAGAGTGATCATTCCGGATCAGATTGGATTTGGAAAATCATCAAAACCCCACAATTACCAATTTTCGTTTTCACAACTGGCAGAAAATACTAAAGCTATTTTAGATGAATTAGGAATTGATAAAACAATTGTTCTGGGACACTCAATGGGAGGGATGGTCGCTACAAGATTTACTTTACTGTATCCTGAGAAAGTTCAAAAGCTGATCCTGGAAAATCCTATTGGACTTGAGGATTATAAAACATTTGCTGCCTATCAGAATATAGACCAGGCGTACCAATCTGAACTTAAAAATACAGCTGAAACGTATAAAAATTATCAGCTAAAATTCTATTATGACAATCAATGGAAAGAAGAGTATCAGCCTTGGCTTGATCTTATTGCCGGATGGACACTCCATAAGGATTATCCACAGGTAGCATGGGATGCCGCTCTCACTTCCGATATGATCTACAATCAGCCCGTCTGTTATGAATTTAAAAACATAAAAGTACCTACTTTACTGATTATTGGAACCAGAGACAGAACAGCCATAGGAAAAGATAGGGCTCCGAAGGAACTTCAGCCTAAAATGGGTCAGTATCAGGAGCTGGGGAAGAAAACCCAACGTGAAATTGAAGGCTCAAAGCTTGTGGAGCTTGAAAATGTGGGACATCTGCCTCATATAGAAGTCTATTCTAAATTTTTTGATACTTTGTATAATTTTATTAAATAA
- a CDS encoding EamA family transporter, with protein MKKKNILKGVLFVGIGASIYGMLATFVKMAYHDGFTTSEVTTSQFVLGLTGLLILNLIQTLTSKKKLSMPNSKEVKMLMLAGTSLGGTSLFYYIAVQYINVSIAIVLLMQSVWISVVVESILTKKLPNARKIVAVIIVLLGTVLATNLINMDIELDWHGVFWGLMAAGSYTLTMFTSNTLATHLPVFRKSIIMLAGGSIVVFAFLFFAQIGPMYFDGLKTFYLNFTENTEHIHSFNYSIFWTYGAILALFGTIIPPILFNIGFPNAGLGLGSIVSSLELPVSVTMAFVLLGEKVLFIQWVGIALILFAIVLMNLPSKKEKEVSMAEVS; from the coding sequence ATGAAGAAGAAAAATATACTAAAAGGTGTTTTATTTGTAGGAATTGGTGCTAGTATATACGGAATGTTAGCCACTTTTGTGAAAATGGCTTATCATGATGGTTTTACAACATCTGAAGTAACTACATCCCAATTTGTACTAGGTTTGACAGGGCTTTTGATCCTGAATCTTATTCAAACCCTAACGTCAAAAAAGAAGTTATCAATGCCGAATTCCAAAGAGGTCAAAATGCTGATGCTTGCCGGAACATCATTGGGAGGAACAAGTTTGTTTTATTATATCGCGGTACAGTATATCAATGTTTCCATTGCTATCGTATTGCTGATGCAATCGGTGTGGATCAGTGTAGTGGTCGAAAGTATTCTGACTAAAAAGCTGCCCAATGCAAGGAAAATTGTTGCTGTAATTATTGTATTGCTGGGAACTGTTCTTGCAACCAACCTTATTAATATGGATATCGAATTGGATTGGCATGGAGTCTTTTGGGGACTGATGGCGGCAGGTTCGTATACACTAACGATGTTTACCTCTAATACATTAGCTACTCATCTTCCTGTTTTCAGAAAAAGTATTATTATGCTGGCTGGTGGTTCTATCGTGGTTTTTGCATTCCTATTCTTTGCGCAGATTGGACCGATGTATTTTGACGGATTAAAAACTTTCTATCTCAACTTTACAGAAAATACAGAACATATCCATTCTTTTAATTATTCAATATTCTGGACGTATGGAGCTATTTTGGCTTTGTTTGGAACCATTATACCCCCAATTCTGTTTAATATTGGTTTCCCTAACGCAGGATTAGGATTGGGAAGCATTGTTTCTTCACTGGAACTTCCGGTTTCTGTGACCATGGCCTTTGTATTATTGGGTGAAAAGGTGTTATTTATACAATGGGTAGGTATTGCATTAATTCTTTTTGCGATTGTTTTAATGAATCTTCCTTCCAAAAAAGAGAAAGAAGTTTCTATGGCAGAAGTATCTTAA
- a CDS encoding T9SS-dependent M36 family metallopeptidase translates to MKNKTLPLLFAVFSVFPAIVFGQDNEKLIKDYISQNKIREYKKSDLNNFIVDNVDPSKSLNGDVVKLIQTYNGLPIYSSVGTALIKDSKVAYYTDNFIKDYVAASAKNASISEKIALKNIAIDLENDKVSSLPIIGFFEKGTDKLTSAKQRLVYISDKNKELRLAYEFIFKEPDTANSWNILIDANTGKILSKINLNLACNFHDGAYGHDHSGSQVNMMPQLQDFYIHDNIQKKNMMFFAPDNASYNVFALPLEAPTFGQRSLVSNPWILASSPEGWHSNVTTHYTITRGNNVYAYDDKDNDEQTFGASPDGGATRNFNFAYDPNGLTYNNLSAATTNLFYISNMVHDIFYKFGFTESARNFQSNNFGNGGLDDDEVFAQSQDGGGFNNANFATYPDNYNPIMQMYLWLGSNRKLWYNAPTDAASRVVNAGIAQFGSQLNDIGITGDVKIPTVLEACTSIPAGELTGKIALIQRGTCGFAIKVKNAETAGAIGAIIYNNAANGATIGNMAGDGVVSPTVTIPSILVAEAEGLFMKDKLDANTTVNTTLRADTKYDGSFDNGIVTHEYGHGISNRLTGDGYSCLNARPYNGNPTYSKEQMGEGWSDFFALMLTNKPGDNSTVARGIGTYPIGQPITGGGIRPEKYSPDFNVNGFTYADTNGMEYSDNGTMVADSHSIGFVWASMLWDLHWKYVEKYGYSSDVTANATNGSSRVLQLIVNGLKLQTCDPSFIEGRNAILAAELAATEGQDKCMIWKVFAKRGLGINASAGDKTNINDQVENFEVPAECATLGTDEITSIKDNKISVYPNPAKDEFYINFPSKTLGKVSVELYDMSGKLVSSEDKISPENKKAISTSRLVNGTYIVKVKGLGFEANSKVIVKK, encoded by the coding sequence GAAGTCTGACCTCAATAATTTTATTGTTGATAATGTAGATCCTTCAAAATCATTGAATGGTGATGTTGTTAAACTGATACAAACTTATAATGGCTTGCCAATATATAGTTCAGTAGGGACGGCGCTTATTAAGGATAGTAAAGTAGCTTACTATACAGATAATTTTATAAAAGATTATGTTGCTGCATCAGCTAAAAATGCATCAATAAGTGAAAAAATAGCACTTAAAAATATTGCAATTGATCTGGAAAATGATAAGGTTTCAAGTCTTCCGATTATTGGATTTTTTGAAAAAGGAACAGATAAATTGACTTCGGCAAAGCAAAGGCTTGTTTATATCAGTGATAAAAATAAAGAGCTTCGTTTAGCATATGAGTTTATATTTAAAGAACCTGATACAGCTAATTCCTGGAATATACTGATCGATGCAAATACCGGAAAAATTCTTAGCAAAATTAACCTGAACCTTGCATGTAATTTTCACGATGGTGCTTATGGCCATGACCACAGTGGAAGTCAGGTAAATATGATGCCGCAGCTACAGGATTTTTATATCCATGATAATATCCAAAAAAAGAATATGATGTTTTTTGCTCCGGATAATGCATCATATAACGTTTTTGCTTTACCTCTTGAAGCTCCTACTTTTGGGCAGCGTTCTTTAGTCAGTAATCCTTGGATTCTTGCTTCTTCACCCGAAGGATGGCATTCTAACGTAACTACTCATTATACGATTACAAGAGGAAATAATGTATATGCTTACGATGATAAAGATAATGATGAACAAACTTTTGGAGCTTCACCTGATGGCGGAGCAACAAGAAACTTTAATTTTGCTTATGATCCCAATGGATTAACATATAATAATTTATCTGCGGCAACTACCAATTTGTTCTATATCAGCAATATGGTGCATGATATATTCTATAAATTTGGGTTTACAGAGTCTGCAAGAAATTTCCAAAGTAATAATTTTGGGAACGGAGGGCTAGATGATGATGAGGTTTTTGCTCAATCCCAAGATGGAGGAGGATTTAATAATGCCAATTTTGCAACTTATCCGGATAATTATAACCCGATAATGCAAATGTACCTTTGGCTAGGTTCTAATAGAAAACTTTGGTATAATGCCCCTACAGATGCTGCTTCCAGAGTTGTAAATGCCGGAATAGCCCAGTTTGGTTCTCAGCTTAATGATATAGGAATTACAGGAGATGTTAAGATACCTACTGTTTTAGAAGCTTGTACAAGCATTCCGGCAGGTGAATTAACAGGTAAGATCGCTTTGATTCAAAGAGGAACCTGTGGTTTTGCTATTAAAGTTAAAAATGCAGAAACAGCAGGAGCTATAGGAGCTATTATTTATAACAACGCTGCAAATGGCGCTACAATTGGTAATATGGCAGGCGATGGAGTTGTTTCTCCAACAGTTACAATACCTTCAATATTAGTTGCTGAGGCTGAAGGATTGTTTATGAAAGATAAACTTGATGCCAATACAACAGTAAATACTACGCTGAGAGCTGATACAAAATATGATGGAAGCTTTGATAACGGTATTGTTACCCATGAATATGGTCATGGAATTTCCAATAGATTAACAGGAGATGGGTATAGCTGTTTAAATGCAAGACCTTATAATGGTAATCCAACCTATTCTAAAGAACAAATGGGTGAAGGATGGTCTGACTTCTTTGCATTAATGCTTACTAACAAGCCAGGAGATAACTCCACTGTTGCAAGAGGAATAGGGACTTATCCAATTGGGCAGCCAATAACAGGTGGAGGAATCAGACCTGAAAAATATTCTCCGGATTTCAATGTGAATGGCTTTACCTATGCTGATACAAACGGAATGGAGTATTCTGATAATGGAACAATGGTTGCTGATTCGCATTCTATTGGTTTTGTTTGGGCATCTATGCTATGGGATCTTCACTGGAAATATGTAGAAAAATATGGGTATTCATCTGATGTAACTGCTAATGCAACAAATGGAAGTTCTAGAGTATTACAATTAATTGTTAATGGACTTAAACTGCAAACATGTGATCCTAGTTTTATTGAAGGAAGAAACGCAATATTAGCCGCAGAATTGGCAGCAACAGAAGGCCAGGATAAATGTATGATCTGGAAGGTTTTTGCAAAAAGAGGATTAGGGATAAATGCATCAGCTGGGGATAAAACGAATATTAACGATCAGGTAGAAAATTTTGAAGTACCTGCAGAATGTGCTACGTTAGGTACAGATGAAATTACTTCAATTAAGGATAACAAGATTTCTGTTTATCCAAACCCGGCGAAAGATGAATTCTACATTAATTTTCCAAGCAAGACTCTTGGAAAAGTAAGTGTAGAGCTTTATGATATGTCTGGTAAATTGGTCTCTTCAGAAGATAAGATCTCTCCAGAAAACAAAAAAGCGATTTCAACAAGCCGTTTGGTAAATGGTACTTATATCGTGAAAGTGAAAGGACTTGGCTTTGAAGCTAATTCTAAAGTGATTGTAAAAAAATAA